In Microbacterium foliorum, the following proteins share a genomic window:
- the pheS gene encoding phenylalanine--tRNA ligase subunit alpha: protein MSESPEITPEAVEAAVAAALEAINAAADTTELKAARAAHVADGSPLAVLNASMRQVAPENKASFGKLVGQGRGQVTKALAAKEEELAAAEVAARLESERVDITAVPSRTRVGARHPLTLLSEQISDIFVGMGWEIAEGPELEHEWFNFDALNFDVDHPARQEQDTFYVDPPSRHLVMRTHTSPVQVRSMLDRDVPIYVLCPGRVYRTDEFDATHLPVFTQFEGLVVDKDISMAHLKGTLDHVARQLFGPEAKTRFRTNFFPFTEPSAELDLWHPTFKGGARWIEWGGCGIINPNVLRAAGIDPDVYSGFAFGMGVERGLMFRSDVQDMRDMAEGDVRFSEQYGMVV from the coding sequence GTGTCTGAGTCTCCCGAAATCACCCCGGAAGCGGTCGAAGCCGCCGTCGCGGCTGCGCTCGAAGCGATCAACGCTGCCGCCGATACCACCGAGCTGAAGGCGGCGAGAGCCGCTCATGTCGCAGACGGTTCTCCGCTGGCCGTCCTGAACGCGTCGATGCGTCAGGTGGCCCCTGAGAACAAGGCGTCCTTCGGCAAGCTCGTCGGCCAGGGCCGCGGACAGGTCACGAAGGCCCTCGCCGCCAAAGAGGAGGAGCTCGCCGCCGCAGAGGTCGCAGCCCGTCTCGAATCAGAGCGCGTCGACATCACCGCCGTCCCCTCGCGCACGCGCGTCGGGGCGCGGCATCCGCTGACTCTCCTCAGCGAGCAGATCTCGGACATCTTCGTCGGCATGGGCTGGGAGATCGCGGAGGGGCCTGAGCTCGAGCACGAGTGGTTCAACTTCGACGCTCTGAACTTCGATGTCGATCACCCCGCTCGCCAGGAGCAGGACACGTTCTACGTCGACCCGCCGTCGCGTCACCTCGTGATGCGCACGCACACGAGCCCCGTGCAGGTGCGCTCGATGCTCGACCGCGACGTGCCGATCTACGTGCTCTGCCCCGGTCGCGTGTACCGCACCGACGAGTTCGACGCGACGCATCTTCCGGTGTTCACGCAATTCGAGGGCCTGGTCGTCGACAAGGACATCTCTATGGCGCACCTCAAGGGCACTCTCGACCACGTCGCGCGTCAGCTCTTCGGCCCGGAGGCCAAGACGCGCTTCCGCACGAACTTCTTCCCCTTCACCGAGCCGTCGGCCGAGCTCGACCTGTGGCACCCGACCTTCAAGGGCGGCGCCCGCTGGATCGAGTGGGGTGGCTGCGGAATAATCAACCCCAACGTGCTCCGCGCCGCGGGAATCGACCCCGATGTATACAGCGGCTTCGCTTTCGGTATGGGTGTCGAGCGAGGACTCATGTTCCGCAGCGATGTGCAGGACATGCGTGACATGGCAGAGGGCGATGTCCGATTCAGCGAGCAGTACGGGATGGTGGTGTGA
- the argC gene encoding N-acetyl-gamma-glutamyl-phosphate reductase: MTYSVAVSGASGYAGGEILRLLASHPDIEIRTVTAHSNAGQPLVQHQPHLRSLAHLTLQETTPETLAGHDIVFLALPHGQSGQYTDALGDTPLVIDAGADHRLTSRDSWDAFYGGDFHEPWAYGVPELLVGGIKQRETLRDAKRIAAPGCNASTVSLSLAPGVAAGVIDAGDIVSVLAVGPSGAGKSLKTNLLAGEILGSANPYAVGGTHRHIPEIRQALAAASGAEPDGIRISFTPVIVPMSRGILATSTAPIVGDVSDAEIRAAWEDAYGDETFVQLLPAGHFPRTADVLGANTALIGLAIDRAANRVTVVTAVDNLVKGTAGAAIQSMNLALGLPESRALSVNGVAP; this comes from the coding sequence ATGACGTACTCCGTCGCCGTCTCCGGCGCATCCGGCTATGCGGGCGGCGAGATCCTGCGCCTCCTCGCGTCTCACCCCGACATCGAGATCCGCACCGTGACGGCGCACTCGAACGCCGGTCAGCCGCTCGTGCAGCATCAACCGCACCTGCGGTCACTCGCACACCTCACGCTGCAGGAGACCACGCCCGAGACGCTCGCCGGGCACGACATCGTGTTCCTGGCTCTGCCGCACGGCCAGTCCGGTCAGTACACGGATGCGCTCGGCGACACTCCGCTCGTGATCGATGCGGGGGCCGATCATCGGCTGACCTCGCGGGATTCCTGGGACGCCTTCTACGGAGGGGACTTCCACGAGCCCTGGGCCTACGGCGTCCCCGAGCTGCTCGTCGGCGGGATCAAGCAGCGCGAGACGCTGCGAGATGCGAAGCGGATCGCCGCCCCCGGGTGCAACGCCTCGACCGTGAGTCTGAGCCTTGCTCCCGGCGTCGCCGCGGGAGTGATCGACGCGGGGGACATCGTCTCGGTGCTCGCTGTCGGCCCGTCGGGTGCAGGCAAGAGCCTCAAGACCAATCTGCTCGCCGGCGAGATCCTCGGCAGCGCCAACCCGTACGCGGTCGGCGGCACGCACCGGCACATCCCCGAGATCCGCCAGGCGCTCGCCGCGGCATCCGGAGCGGAGCCCGACGGCATCCGCATCTCGTTCACCCCGGTGATCGTGCCGATGTCGCGGGGCATCCTCGCGACATCCACCGCGCCGATCGTCGGCGATGTCAGCGATGCCGAGATCCGGGCCGCGTGGGAGGACGCGTATGGAGACGAGACCTTCGTGCAGCTGCTGCCCGCAGGCCACTTCCCTCGCACCGCCGATGTGCTCGGCGCCAACACCGCGCTGATCGGACTTGCGATCGACCGCGCGGCGAACCGTGTGACGGTGGTCACCGCGGTCGACAATCTCGTCAAGGGCACCGCAGGCGCTGCCATCCAATCCATGAACCTCGCGCTGGGACTGCCAGAGTCCCGCGCCCTCTCAGTGAACGGAGTCGCGCCGTGA
- the pheT gene encoding phenylalanine--tRNA ligase subunit beta yields the protein MRVPLSWLREYVDLAADATPEDVLAAMVTVGFEEEDVHRFEISGPVVVGQVVSLEAEPQSNGKTINWCQVDVGEANGGIRGIVCGAHNFVAGDKVVVTLPGAVLPGPFPIAARKTYGHVSDGMIASARELGLGDEHNGILVLADLGIDAPVGTDAISLLGLDDVAVEINVTPDRGYAFSLRGVAREYSHATGATFRDPADRDFAELQPGTGHTAIVDDVAPVRGRVGASEFVTRVVRDVDPSRPTPPWMIARLSLAGMRSLGILIDITNYVMLELGQPLHGYDLDKLAGSITVRRATPGEKMTTLDGQERNLHVEDLLITDESGPIGLAGVMGGGTTEMSDTTKNVLIEAATFDPITIARTARRHKLPSEASKRFERGVDPLVPFVAARRAADLMVELAGGTLTEEGGALFAEVFVSDIDLPKGFVQGLIGVDYSDDEIVGALTTIGGEVTEADAGWTVIPPTWRPDLTDKWSLAEEVARIHGLDRIPSVLPTPPSGRGLTPHQQGRRRVSDALAAAGLVETPSFPFTTEADNDLHGSASGEHLPSIRLANPLDGSAPFLRRSLIPGLLQTAHRNISRGLTDLALFETGVVFLPEPGVEYGTDEVPPLGVRPSDETLAALNASIPPQHRHVAALFTGNVVARQPGRAAEAAGLSEALDAARVIAAAAGVDIAVAQGQRAALHPGRTGVLSVGGVEVGYVGELHPDVAAGADLPGRATVLELDLDQILALGGGRAVAASLSTFPAATQDVSLVLGADVPAGEIKTALAEGAGALLEAIRLVDDYRGDGVADGEKSLTFALRFRAGDRTLTAAEATEAKLAGVAVAAARFGATLRD from the coding sequence ATGCGCGTCCCGCTTTCGTGGCTGCGTGAGTACGTCGATCTGGCAGCGGATGCGACGCCCGAGGATGTTCTGGCGGCGATGGTCACCGTCGGCTTCGAAGAGGAAGACGTCCACCGCTTCGAGATCTCGGGTCCCGTCGTGGTCGGACAGGTCGTGTCTCTCGAAGCCGAGCCGCAGTCCAACGGCAAGACGATCAACTGGTGCCAGGTCGACGTCGGCGAGGCGAACGGCGGCATCCGCGGAATCGTCTGCGGAGCGCACAACTTCGTCGCCGGAGACAAGGTCGTCGTGACCTTGCCTGGTGCGGTGCTGCCCGGGCCGTTCCCGATCGCCGCACGCAAGACCTACGGTCATGTATCGGACGGCATGATCGCCTCGGCGCGTGAGCTGGGCCTCGGCGACGAGCACAACGGCATCCTCGTGCTCGCCGATCTCGGAATCGACGCCCCTGTCGGCACCGACGCGATCAGCCTGCTCGGACTCGACGACGTCGCTGTCGAGATCAACGTCACCCCCGACCGCGGCTACGCGTTCTCGCTCCGAGGTGTCGCGCGCGAGTATTCGCACGCCACCGGAGCGACGTTCCGCGACCCCGCGGATCGTGACTTCGCCGAACTCCAGCCCGGCACCGGTCACACGGCGATCGTCGACGACGTGGCGCCGGTCCGTGGGCGCGTCGGGGCGAGCGAGTTCGTCACCCGTGTCGTCCGTGATGTCGACCCGTCGCGTCCGACTCCGCCGTGGATGATCGCCCGACTCTCCCTCGCAGGCATGCGCTCGCTGGGGATCCTGATCGACATCACCAACTACGTGATGCTCGAGCTCGGCCAGCCGCTGCACGGATACGACCTCGACAAGCTCGCCGGAAGCATCACGGTCCGCCGCGCGACCCCCGGTGAGAAGATGACGACGCTCGACGGCCAGGAGCGCAACCTGCACGTCGAGGATCTGCTCATCACCGACGAGTCGGGCCCGATCGGTCTCGCCGGCGTCATGGGCGGCGGCACGACCGAGATGAGCGACACCACGAAGAACGTGCTCATCGAGGCGGCGACGTTCGACCCGATCACGATCGCCCGCACCGCTCGTCGTCACAAGCTGCCCAGCGAGGCGTCCAAGCGCTTCGAGCGCGGAGTCGACCCGCTCGTGCCGTTCGTCGCAGCGCGGCGTGCGGCTGATCTGATGGTCGAACTCGCCGGCGGCACTCTCACCGAAGAGGGCGGCGCCCTGTTCGCCGAGGTGTTCGTCTCCGACATCGACCTGCCGAAGGGCTTCGTGCAGGGGCTCATCGGCGTCGACTACAGCGACGACGAGATCGTGGGAGCCCTCACGACGATCGGCGGCGAGGTCACAGAGGCGGATGCCGGTTGGACCGTCATCCCGCCGACCTGGCGCCCCGACCTCACCGACAAGTGGTCCCTCGCCGAAGAGGTCGCACGCATCCACGGACTCGACCGCATCCCCTCGGTGCTGCCGACGCCTCCCTCCGGCCGCGGGCTCACCCCGCACCAGCAGGGTCGTCGCCGAGTGTCCGATGCGCTGGCTGCCGCCGGTCTCGTCGAGACGCCCTCGTTCCCCTTCACGACCGAGGCTGACAATGATCTGCACGGATCGGCGTCGGGCGAGCATCTGCCCAGCATCCGACTCGCTAACCCGCTCGACGGCTCGGCCCCCTTCCTGCGCCGCTCGCTCATTCCCGGCCTGCTGCAGACCGCGCACCGCAACATCTCGCGCGGCCTCACGGATCTCGCTCTGTTCGAGACCGGGGTCGTGTTCCTGCCCGAGCCGGGTGTCGAGTACGGCACCGATGAGGTTCCGCCGCTCGGCGTGCGTCCTTCGGACGAGACCCTCGCGGCGCTGAACGCGTCGATCCCGCCGCAGCACCGTCACGTCGCGGCACTGTTCACCGGAAATGTCGTGGCACGCCAGCCCGGCCGTGCGGCTGAAGCGGCGGGTCTGTCGGAGGCCCTGGATGCGGCTCGCGTCATCGCCGCGGCTGCCGGGGTCGACATCGCGGTGGCACAGGGTCAGCGTGCGGCGCTGCACCCGGGGCGCACCGGCGTGCTTTCGGTCGGTGGCGTCGAGGTCGGCTATGTCGGAGAACTCCACCCCGACGTCGCAGCGGGCGCAGACCTGCCGGGTCGCGCGACCGTGCTCGAACTCGACCTGGATCAGATCCTTGCGCTCGGGGGCGGCCGAGCTGTCGCCGCCTCGCTGTCGACGTTCCCCGCCGCCACGCAGGACGTGTCGCTGGTGCTGGGGGCTGACGTCCCCGCCGGCGAGATCAAGACCGCGCTGGCCGAGGGTGCAGGTGCACTTCTCGAGGCGATCCGTCTCGTCGACGACTATCGCGGCGACGGAGTCGCCGACGGCGAGAAAAGTCTGACCTTCGCGCTGCGGTTCCGCGCCGGCGATCGCACGCTCACCGCGGCGGAGGCGACCGAGGCGAAGCTCGCGGGTGTCGCTGTCGCCGCCGCGCGCTTCGGCGCGACGCTGCGCGACTGA
- a CDS encoding NAD-dependent epimerase/dehydratase family protein yields the protein MTDVLILGGTGWLSGRIARRLLMNGATVMCLARGGRPSPEGASLVLADRDGADAYDAVRGRDWDHVVDVSSNAAHVAGAVEALGERAARWTYVSSVSAYSDDETVGADESAPLHQPADPGDEYEYGAQKVAAENAVRALGERTLIVRPGLIVGEGDPSDRFGYWAAAFLRAEDGPVLLPPAEGRDAQVIDVDDLSEFIATTAATGVINTIGDRHPLSEVLDAVRRHSGHRGHTVTAADDLLVANDVEYWAGERSLPLWLPSEMTGFMTRSNARYRAAGGELRPLDETIAAVVEDERVRGIDRERRAGLTRAEELALLQLLG from the coding sequence ATGACCGACGTTCTCATCCTCGGCGGAACCGGCTGGCTGTCCGGCCGCATCGCCAGACGCCTGCTCATGAACGGGGCGACAGTGATGTGCCTCGCGCGAGGTGGGCGGCCGTCACCTGAGGGCGCGAGCCTGGTTCTTGCCGATCGCGACGGCGCTGACGCGTACGACGCCGTCCGGGGTCGCGACTGGGACCACGTGGTCGACGTCTCGTCGAATGCGGCGCACGTCGCGGGGGCGGTCGAGGCGCTCGGTGAGAGAGCCGCGCGGTGGACCTACGTGTCGTCGGTCTCGGCGTACTCCGATGACGAGACGGTCGGGGCGGACGAGTCCGCGCCGCTGCACCAGCCCGCCGACCCGGGAGACGAGTACGAGTACGGGGCGCAGAAGGTCGCCGCCGAGAATGCGGTTCGCGCCCTCGGAGAGCGCACGTTGATCGTGCGTCCTGGCCTGATCGTCGGCGAGGGCGACCCGAGCGATCGCTTCGGGTACTGGGCGGCCGCGTTCCTGCGTGCCGAAGACGGCCCCGTGCTGCTCCCTCCCGCTGAGGGGCGGGACGCACAGGTCATCGACGTCGACGATCTCTCGGAGTTCATCGCCACGACGGCGGCGACCGGCGTGATCAACACGATCGGCGACAGGCATCCGCTGAGCGAGGTCCTCGACGCCGTGCGCAGACACTCCGGACACCGTGGACACACGGTGACGGCGGCGGATGACCTGCTCGTCGCGAATGACGTGGAGTACTGGGCGGGGGAGCGATCGCTGCCCCTGTGGCTGCCGAGCGAGATGACGGGTTTCATGACGAGGTCGAACGCGCGCTACCGGGCGGCCGGGGGCGAGCTGCGCCCGCTCGACGAGACGATCGCTGCCGTGGTCGAAGATGAGCGAGTGCGCGGCATCGATCGCGAGCGGAGGGCCGGTCTGACACGGGCCGAGGAACTCGCACTGCTGCAGCTGCTCGGCTGA
- a CDS encoding bifunctional hydroxymethylpyrimidine kinase/phosphomethylpyrimidine kinase, producing MIADLSLYLVTDPGLCGDRGIVETVRQAVDGGVRIVQLRDKTAADAEIVAQLVELSQMIDGRALLVVNDRLDAALAARERGARVDGVHLGQGDAPVLRARAALGPEALIGLTANSQEHFDAVRALPLGTVDYLGVGVIRPTHTKPDHPPALGVEGFRALAETTTLPCVAIGGVGIDDTESLRDAGAAGLAVVSALCAAEDPARAAADFVRRWRASGTPRVLSIAGSDPSGGAGIQADLKSIAANGGYGMAVLTALTAQNTVGVRGVHVPPATFLREQLDAISDDIIIDAVKIGMLANADVIRTVADWLGAVRPPIVVLDPVMVATSGDRLLDQDAEAALRSLLERAHVVTPNLGELAVLAGRSISGWDDALAAAEELSSRIDAAVLVKGGHLEGDEVPDGIVDVARGVREEYPGSRIRTANTHGTGCSLSSALATRLARGETPIEAVDSTRSWLREALRESESLHVGRGHGPINHFAGLWQRGGVETRTTPEQIRAEWWQRTAGVRSGIDGLPFIRGLADGTLEREPFLFYLAQDALYLRDYSRVLAEASRLAPTPHEQAFWAHSADGAIVGELELHASWLTPGAGVDAGTFAAVPAPATVAYLDHLRSVAFGGDYAELIAAVLPCFWLYTDLGRRLHAGEFGEFARDPRHPYASWLATYADPAFVAATDQAIAYVAATAAAASSAVHARMLRAFETSSAHELAFFAAPFGTAISA from the coding sequence GTGATCGCGGATCTCTCGCTGTATCTCGTGACGGATCCCGGACTCTGCGGTGATCGGGGCATCGTGGAGACCGTGCGGCAGGCCGTCGACGGCGGTGTGCGGATCGTGCAGCTGCGCGACAAGACCGCGGCGGATGCCGAGATCGTCGCTCAGCTCGTCGAGCTCTCGCAGATGATCGACGGACGAGCACTGCTCGTGGTGAACGACCGCCTCGATGCTGCTCTCGCGGCGCGTGAGCGGGGCGCAAGGGTCGACGGGGTGCATCTCGGACAGGGAGACGCCCCCGTGCTGCGGGCGCGCGCAGCCCTCGGGCCCGAGGCTCTCATCGGCCTGACCGCGAACAGCCAGGAGCACTTCGACGCTGTGCGTGCGCTGCCGCTCGGCACGGTCGACTACCTGGGCGTCGGAGTGATCCGCCCCACCCACACCAAGCCCGACCACCCGCCGGCCCTCGGTGTCGAGGGCTTCCGTGCCCTCGCCGAGACGACGACGCTCCCGTGCGTCGCGATCGGTGGAGTCGGCATCGATGACACCGAGTCGCTTCGCGATGCGGGTGCCGCAGGACTCGCCGTCGTGTCGGCGCTGTGCGCGGCGGAGGATCCGGCCCGCGCCGCGGCCGACTTCGTGCGCCGCTGGCGGGCATCCGGCACGCCGCGGGTGCTCAGCATCGCAGGCAGTGATCCCTCGGGCGGTGCGGGGATCCAGGCGGATCTCAAGTCGATCGCCGCCAACGGCGGGTACGGCATGGCCGTGCTCACGGCCCTCACCGCCCAGAACACCGTCGGGGTGCGCGGAGTGCACGTGCCACCGGCGACATTCCTCCGGGAGCAGCTCGACGCGATCTCGGACGACATCATCATCGACGCGGTGAAGATCGGGATGCTCGCGAACGCCGACGTCATCCGCACCGTCGCAGACTGGCTCGGCGCCGTGCGCCCGCCGATCGTCGTGCTCGACCCGGTCATGGTGGCCACCAGCGGCGACAGGCTGCTCGATCAGGATGCGGAGGCCGCGCTGCGCTCGCTGCTCGAACGCGCCCATGTCGTGACGCCCAACCTCGGAGAACTCGCGGTGCTGGCAGGACGCTCGATCTCGGGATGGGACGACGCGCTCGCCGCGGCAGAGGAGCTGTCATCGCGTATCGACGCCGCGGTGCTCGTCAAGGGCGGGCACCTCGAGGGCGACGAGGTGCCGGACGGGATCGTCGACGTCGCTCGGGGAGTGCGAGAGGAGTACCCGGGCTCGCGCATCCGCACCGCGAACACGCACGGCACCGGCTGCTCGCTGTCTTCCGCGCTGGCCACCCGTCTCGCCCGCGGCGAGACGCCCATCGAGGCCGTCGACTCGACACGGTCGTGGCTGCGCGAGGCACTGCGGGAGAGCGAGAGCCTGCACGTCGGCCGAGGTCACGGACCGATCAACCACTTCGCAGGTCTCTGGCAGCGCGGTGGAGTCGAGACGCGCACGACGCCGGAGCAGATCCGCGCAGAGTGGTGGCAGCGCACGGCTGGCGTGCGGTCGGGGATCGACGGCCTGCCCTTCATCCGGGGACTCGCCGACGGAACCCTCGAGCGGGAGCCGTTCCTGTTCTACCTCGCACAGGATGCGCTGTACCTCCGCGACTACTCCCGCGTGCTCGCCGAGGCCTCTCGGCTCGCTCCCACGCCACACGAGCAGGCGTTCTGGGCGCATTCGGCCGACGGTGCGATCGTCGGCGAGCTCGAACTGCACGCATCCTGGCTGACGCCCGGTGCGGGGGTGGATGCCGGCACCTTCGCGGCCGTACCCGCGCCGGCGACGGTCGCCTACCTCGACCATCTGCGATCCGTCGCCTTCGGCGGCGACTACGCCGAGCTGATCGCGGCCGTGCTGCCGTGTTTCTGGCTCTACACCGATCTCGGTCGACGTCTGCATGCGGGGGAGTTCGGCGAGTTCGCCCGTGACCCCCGGCATCCGTACGCCTCATGGCTCGCGACCTACGCCGACCCCGCGTTCGTGGCGGCGACCGATCAGGCGATCGCCTATGTCGCGGCGACAGCGGCAGCGGCGTCCTCCGCTGTTCATGCGCGGATGCTCCGGGCATTCGAGACGTCGAGCGCTCACGAGCTCGCCTTCTTCGCCGCGCCGTTCGGCACCGCGATCTCTGCATGA
- the thiM gene encoding hydroxyethylthiazole kinase, translating to MSDRLRPQSESTLAASATELLSVLRERPPLTHCITNSVVTGFTANVLLALGAAPAMVDIVGESGLFAGVASGLLINLGTPTPEQRAASLEAVDGAATAGTPWVLDPVAIGALPVRTALAHELTASRPTAIRGNASEILALAGLSAGGRGVDATDSTDAAEEAALALAARHGSVVAVSGPVDLITDGLRVVRIANGHEMLTRVTGGGCALGAVMAAFLGSARESRTDPLTAVASASLIYTVAAEHAAARAAGPGSFAVALLDALAAITSEQVAAAARVEERTL from the coding sequence TTGAGCGATCGTCTGCGTCCACAATCCGAATCGACCCTGGCGGCGTCGGCCACCGAGCTGCTGTCCGTGCTCCGCGAGAGACCGCCGCTGACCCACTGCATCACGAACAGCGTCGTCACGGGGTTCACCGCCAACGTGCTGCTCGCCCTCGGCGCGGCCCCGGCGATGGTCGACATCGTCGGCGAGTCCGGCCTCTTCGCGGGGGTGGCATCCGGACTGCTGATCAACCTCGGCACGCCCACGCCAGAGCAGCGGGCCGCGAGTCTCGAGGCCGTCGACGGTGCGGCGACGGCGGGGACCCCCTGGGTCCTCGACCCCGTCGCGATCGGAGCCCTGCCCGTGCGCACTGCGCTGGCGCACGAGCTGACCGCGTCGCGCCCCACCGCCATACGAGGAAACGCGTCTGAGATCCTCGCCCTGGCGGGGCTCAGTGCGGGCGGCCGAGGCGTCGATGCCACCGACAGCACGGATGCCGCTGAGGAGGCGGCGCTGGCGCTCGCCGCCCGGCACGGATCGGTCGTCGCGGTCTCGGGGCCGGTCGACCTCATCACCGACGGCCTGCGCGTGGTGCGCATCGCCAACGGACACGAGATGCTCACCCGGGTCACCGGCGGCGGGTGCGCGCTGGGCGCCGTGATGGCGGCCTTCCTCGGATCGGCGCGCGAGTCGCGCACCGATCCGCTCACCGCAGTGGCCTCGGCGAGTCTGATCTACACGGTCGCCGCCGAGCACGCCGCGGCCCGTGCGGCAGGGCCGGGGAGCTTCGCGGTCGCGCTGCTCGATGCGCTCGCCGCCATCACATCGGAGCAGGTCGCTGCGGCCGCACGGGTCGAGGAGCGCACGCTGTGA
- a CDS encoding DUF402 domain-containing protein, with the protein MSILPHSTPAAVPEGVRPMGEAPFLAPGDQISWHYRKPGWQPGDASTITPVRVVRDDERGLVAWLAPGTLQEGQGTPAGERVRTVPLERRWLEPRSRIIEEWWGNGILRIAPAGAAWSVWLFWSEADGSDWQFAGWYVNLENAHLRTDRDTYSSDHILDVEIEPDGRVHLKDEDELIAAVEQGRLTSEQAAQIERHADAAIASFRDGDWPFAEEWRDWRPDPSWSVPELMGLSDLRTR; encoded by the coding sequence ATGAGCATCCTTCCCCACAGCACGCCTGCGGCGGTTCCCGAAGGCGTCCGACCGATGGGCGAGGCGCCGTTCCTCGCACCGGGTGATCAGATCTCCTGGCACTACCGGAAGCCGGGGTGGCAGCCCGGAGACGCCTCGACGATCACACCCGTGCGAGTGGTCCGCGACGACGAGCGCGGCCTCGTCGCCTGGCTCGCCCCGGGCACGCTGCAGGAGGGGCAGGGCACTCCTGCCGGCGAACGGGTCCGGACGGTTCCGCTCGAGCGGCGATGGCTCGAACCGCGGTCGCGGATCATCGAGGAGTGGTGGGGCAACGGCATCCTCCGCATCGCCCCTGCGGGTGCTGCATGGTCGGTCTGGCTCTTCTGGAGCGAGGCCGACGGTTCTGACTGGCAGTTCGCCGGCTGGTACGTGAACCTCGAGAACGCCCATCTGCGCACCGACCGTGACACGTACTCGTCGGACCACATCCTCGACGTCGAGATCGAGCCGGACGGTCGAGTGCATCTGAAGGATGAGGACGAGCTCATCGCAGCCGTCGAGCAGGGCCGCCTCACGTCCGAGCAGGCGGCGCAGATCGAGCGGCACGCAGATGCGGCGATCGCCTCTTTCCGTGATGGAGACTGGCCGTTCGCCGAGGAATGGCGAGACTGGCGGCCTGATCCTTCCTGGTCCGTCCCGGAGCTGATGGGGCTGTCCGACCTCCGCACGCGGTGA
- the argJ gene encoding bifunctional glutamate N-acetyltransferase/amino-acid acetyltransferase ArgJ — MSVTAPAGFEAAGVAAGLKSTGKPDVAVVVNRGPRKVGAAVFTSNRAKANPIIWSQQAVADRVVEAVVLNSGGANCFTGSFGFQTTHQTAEKAAELLGISAGDVLVCSTGLIGVGDEVFRGKVLSGTEQAIAELSTDGGQVAAEAIMTTDSVSKTAVVSRDGWTIGGMAKGAGMLAPGLATMLVVITTDAVLEPLEADAALRFATGTTFDRLDSDGCMSTNDQVTLLANGASEVAPDLKDFSAALAELCQELAVKLQGDAEGASHDITIEVRHAATEGEAVEVGRSVARNNLFKAAIFGNDPNWGRVLAAIGTTNAQFDPYDVDVWMNGVRVCSEGGPDRPREEVDLTPRATHLVIDLKVGEATATILTNDLTHDYVHENSAYAS; from the coding sequence GTGAGCGTCACCGCCCCCGCAGGATTCGAGGCGGCCGGAGTCGCCGCCGGTCTCAAGTCGACCGGAAAGCCCGATGTCGCCGTCGTCGTCAACCGAGGCCCCCGCAAGGTCGGTGCAGCCGTGTTCACGAGCAACCGCGCCAAGGCCAACCCGATCATCTGGTCGCAGCAGGCGGTCGCCGACCGTGTCGTCGAGGCCGTCGTGCTGAACTCCGGCGGAGCGAACTGCTTCACCGGCAGCTTCGGATTCCAGACGACCCACCAGACCGCCGAGAAGGCGGCCGAGCTGCTCGGTATCAGCGCCGGTGATGTGCTCGTCTGCTCGACCGGCCTCATCGGGGTCGGCGACGAGGTCTTCCGCGGCAAGGTGCTCTCGGGCACCGAACAGGCGATCGCCGAGCTGTCGACCGACGGCGGCCAGGTCGCGGCCGAGGCCATCATGACCACGGACAGTGTCTCGAAGACCGCGGTCGTCAGCCGCGACGGCTGGACCATCGGAGGCATGGCCAAGGGGGCGGGCATGCTCGCTCCCGGCCTCGCGACGATGCTCGTCGTCATCACGACGGATGCTGTGCTCGAGCCTCTCGAGGCGGATGCCGCGCTGCGGTTCGCGACCGGCACGACCTTCGACCGCCTCGACTCCGACGGCTGCATGTCGACCAATGACCAGGTGACCTTGCTCGCCAACGGCGCCTCCGAGGTGGCCCCCGACCTCAAGGACTTCTCGGCGGCGCTCGCAGAGCTGTGCCAGGAGCTCGCGGTCAAGCTGCAGGGCGATGCCGAAGGTGCGAGCCACGACATCACCATCGAGGTGCGGCACGCCGCGACCGAGGGCGAGGCCGTCGAGGTCGGCCGCTCCGTCGCGCGCAACAACCTCTTCAAGGCCGCGATCTTCGGCAACGACCCCAACTGGGGCCGGGTGCTCGCCGCGATCGGCACGACCAACGCGCAGTTCGACCCGTACGACGTCGACGTCTGGATGAACGGCGTCCGGGTGTGCAGCGAGGGCGGTCCCGACCGTCCGCGCGAAGAGGTCGACCTCACCCCTCGCGCCACGCACCTCGTGATCGACCTCAAGGTCGGCGAGGCCACTGCGACGATCCTCACCAACGACCTGACCCACGACTACGTGCACGAGAACAGCGCCTACGCCTCATGA